In Litorilinea aerophila, the following proteins share a genomic window:
- the mutS gene encoding DNA mismatch repair protein MutS — protein MTTPMRRQYLSLKRQYPDCILFFRLGDFYETFDEDAKIVAKVCDVVLTSRPVGNDQRVPLAGVPYHSVDGYLARLVEAGYRVAIAEQVSEPGKGLVEREVVRVVSKGTVTEPGLLDDRRNNYLMAVAFDARGQKAGIAYCDITTGEFAATEIEADGPEAAERRVGEELSRLHPSELIAVDWRPAESSLHNLVASLNPLLSDVEPWQTEPDTAREALQRHFQVSTLDGFGLQGKTQAIRAAAAILAYLQEMQPAALKQLTRIHSYALGEFMMLDEATRRNLELTETIRGGEVKGSLLDVLDCTLTPMGARLLRRWLNQPALDVATINRRLDAVQFFFDDSARRLSLRELLQGVGDLERWANRVVQGVALPRDLVGMREVLARVPQIVATLAPDAARNGGPEPAWLPPLPLCTPVLELLQAAIADEPPATLATPGVIRPGFSEELDELVERSRHAKQWIADLERTERERLNIKSLKVGYNKVFGYYIEITHAHADKVPDDYIRKQTLTNAERYITPELKEYESLVLNADERRLSIEQELFREICSQVAAHHGELLQLAAGLALLDVYASLAEVALLRRYVRPVVDEGPAIEIVAGRHPVVELTLTDEPFVPNDTRLTPEACIHILTGPNMAGKSTYLRQTALITLMAQIGSFVPADAAQIGVVDRIFTRIGASDEIHRGQSTFMVEMVETANILNHATSRSLLILDEIGRGTSTYDGLAIAWAVIEYIHNHPGLRAKTLFATHYHELTDLAERLPHVVNYNVAVDDSGNGKDVVFLRRIIPGKADRSYGVHVARMAGLPTAAVNRAEEILEELERSGAAGPRRLFEPESRRGRPAAMQVSLFADTHPVVEALRRLDINGLTPLDALNRLYELQKMVE, from the coding sequence ATGACCACTCCCATGCGACGGCAGTATCTGTCGCTCAAGCGCCAGTATCCGGACTGTATCCTGTTCTTTCGCCTGGGCGATTTCTACGAGACCTTCGACGAAGATGCCAAGATCGTGGCCAAAGTCTGCGATGTGGTGTTGACCAGCCGCCCGGTGGGCAACGACCAGCGGGTGCCCCTGGCCGGCGTCCCCTACCACAGCGTGGACGGCTACCTGGCCCGCCTGGTGGAGGCCGGCTATCGGGTGGCCATCGCCGAGCAGGTGAGCGAGCCGGGTAAGGGCCTGGTGGAGCGGGAAGTGGTGCGGGTGGTGAGCAAAGGCACGGTCACCGAGCCGGGCCTGCTGGATGACCGGCGCAACAACTATCTGATGGCGGTGGCCTTCGACGCCCGGGGACAGAAGGCGGGCATCGCCTACTGCGACATCACTACCGGCGAGTTTGCCGCCACCGAGATCGAAGCCGACGGGCCGGAGGCGGCCGAGCGCCGGGTGGGCGAGGAGCTCAGCCGCCTGCACCCCAGCGAGCTCATTGCCGTGGACTGGCGCCCGGCCGAGTCTTCCCTCCACAACCTGGTGGCCTCTTTGAACCCCCTCCTGTCCGATGTGGAGCCCTGGCAGACGGAGCCCGACACGGCCCGGGAAGCCCTCCAGCGCCATTTCCAGGTCTCCACCCTGGACGGCTTCGGCCTGCAGGGAAAGACCCAGGCCATCCGGGCAGCCGCGGCCATCCTGGCCTACCTGCAGGAGATGCAGCCGGCCGCGCTCAAGCAGTTGACCCGGATCCACAGCTACGCCCTGGGCGAATTCATGATGCTGGATGAGGCCACCCGGCGCAATCTGGAGCTGACCGAGACCATCCGCGGCGGGGAGGTCAAGGGCAGCCTGCTGGACGTGCTGGACTGCACCCTCACCCCCATGGGCGCGCGCCTGCTGCGCCGCTGGTTGAACCAGCCGGCCCTGGATGTGGCCACCATCAACCGGCGGCTGGATGCGGTCCAGTTCTTTTTCGACGACTCAGCCCGGCGGCTCAGCCTGCGGGAGCTGCTCCAGGGGGTGGGCGACCTGGAGCGGTGGGCCAATCGGGTCGTTCAGGGGGTGGCACTGCCCCGGGACCTGGTGGGTATGCGGGAGGTGTTGGCCCGGGTGCCCCAGATCGTGGCCACCCTGGCCCCGGACGCGGCCCGGAACGGTGGGCCAGAGCCGGCCTGGCTGCCTCCCCTGCCCCTCTGCACCCCGGTTCTGGAGCTCCTCCAGGCTGCCATTGCCGATGAGCCCCCGGCGACCCTGGCCACGCCCGGCGTGATCCGGCCGGGCTTCAGCGAGGAGCTGGATGAGCTGGTGGAGCGCAGCCGCCACGCCAAGCAGTGGATCGCAGACCTGGAGCGAACGGAGCGGGAGCGGCTGAACATCAAGAGCCTGAAGGTGGGCTACAACAAGGTCTTCGGCTACTACATCGAGATCACCCACGCCCACGCCGACAAAGTTCCTGATGACTACATCCGTAAGCAGACCCTGACCAACGCCGAGCGGTACATCACGCCCGAGCTGAAGGAGTACGAATCCCTGGTCCTCAACGCGGACGAGCGCCGGCTGAGCATCGAGCAGGAGCTCTTCCGGGAGATCTGCAGCCAGGTGGCGGCCCATCACGGCGAGCTGCTTCAGCTGGCCGCGGGCCTGGCCCTGCTGGACGTCTACGCCTCCCTGGCCGAGGTGGCCCTCTTGCGCCGCTATGTGCGGCCGGTGGTAGACGAGGGGCCCGCCATCGAGATCGTGGCCGGCCGCCACCCGGTGGTGGAGCTGACCCTCACCGATGAGCCCTTCGTCCCCAACGACACCCGGCTCACGCCGGAGGCCTGCATCCACATCCTCACCGGCCCCAACATGGCCGGCAAGAGCACCTACCTGCGCCAGACCGCCCTCATCACCCTCATGGCCCAGATCGGCAGCTTTGTGCCCGCGGACGCCGCCCAGATCGGTGTGGTGGACCGCATCTTCACCCGCATCGGCGCCAGCGACGAGATCCACCGGGGCCAGTCTACCTTCATGGTGGAGATGGTGGAGACAGCCAACATCCTCAACCACGCCACCAGCCGCAGCCTGCTCATCCTGGACGAGATCGGCCGGGGGACCAGCACCTACGACGGCCTGGCCATCGCCTGGGCGGTTATCGAATACATCCACAACCACCCCGGCCTGCGGGCCAAGACCCTCTTCGCCACCCACTATCACGAGCTGACCGACCTGGCCGAACGCCTGCCCCACGTGGTCAACTACAACGTGGCGGTGGACGACAGCGGCAACGGCAAGGATGTGGTCTTCCTGCGGCGGATCATCCCCGGCAAGGCGGACCGTTCCTACGGCGTCCACGTGGCCCGCATGGCCGGCCTGCCCACCGCCGCGGTCAACCGGGCCGAGGAGATCCTGGAAGAGCTGGAGCGCAGCGGCGCGGCCGGCCCCCGCCGCCTCTTCGAGCCCGAGTCCCGCCGGGGGCGGCCCGCGGCCATGCAGGTCTCCCTCTTTGCCGACACCCACCCGGTGGTGGAGGCCCTGCGCCGGCTGGACATCAACGGCCTGACACCCCTGGACGCCCTCAACCGGCTGTATGAGTTACAAAAGATGGTGGAGTGA
- a CDS encoding ABC transporter ATP-binding protein has protein sequence MHHLEASNLTLGYEGSAIIQGLDLQIPPGRITALVGPNGCGKSTLLRGLARLLKPRGGAVYLDGKAIHHLNTRDVARQIGLLPQSPLAPEGLTVRELVAQGRYPHQQWFQQWSAADEAAIHQALAITGMSALADRPLETLSGGQRQRAWIAMALAQETEILLLDEPTTFLDLAYQLEVLDLLHELNQGGRTIVMVLHDLNQACRYADHLVALRDGTIVAQGSPQAIMTAALVQQVFGMACRILEDPVAGTPLCVPIGRKHRRVRPSTDPAGAAAMPAGQAVPA, from the coding sequence ATGCATCACCTGGAAGCCAGCAACCTGACCCTCGGTTATGAGGGCAGCGCCATCATCCAGGGGCTGGACCTGCAGATTCCACCTGGACGCATCACCGCGCTGGTGGGCCCCAACGGCTGCGGCAAGTCCACCCTGCTCCGGGGCCTCGCCCGCCTGCTCAAGCCCCGGGGCGGCGCCGTCTACCTGGACGGCAAGGCCATCCACCACCTGAACACCCGGGACGTGGCCCGGCAGATCGGGCTCCTTCCCCAAAGCCCCCTGGCGCCCGAAGGGCTAACCGTGCGGGAGCTGGTGGCCCAGGGGCGCTACCCCCACCAACAGTGGTTCCAACAGTGGTCGGCCGCGGATGAAGCGGCCATCCACCAGGCCCTGGCCATCACCGGGATGTCGGCCCTGGCCGACCGGCCCCTGGAGACCCTCTCCGGCGGGCAGCGCCAGCGGGCCTGGATTGCCATGGCCCTGGCCCAGGAGACGGAGATCCTGCTCCTGGACGAACCCACCACCTTTTTGGATCTGGCCTACCAGTTGGAAGTGTTGGACCTGCTCCACGAGCTCAACCAGGGGGGACGCACCATCGTCATGGTGCTCCACGACCTGAACCAGGCCTGCCGCTACGCCGACCACCTGGTGGCCCTGCGGGATGGAACCATCGTGGCCCAGGGTTCACCCCAGGCCATCATGACCGCGGCACTGGTCCAACAGGTCTTCGGCATGGCGTGCCGCATCCTGGAGGATCCGGTGGCCGGCACACCCTTGTGCGTGCCCATCGGCCGCAAGCACAGGCGGGTACGCCCATCCACGGACCCGGCCGGCGCCGCGGCCATGCCTGCGGGCCAGGCCGTACCCGCCTGA
- a CDS encoding MFS transporter — MSLSTTLSDSQATSSQEPTTVEKLRGLPWSIFSNAANTVFAQFTFFGSVFVLFLSDLGMSKAQIGFLLSLLPFSGLVALFIAPAVARFGYKRTYITFFTLRKFITAGLLLTPWVLSRYGRETMVLYVTLIVAGFALARAVAETGVYPWIQEYIPNSVRGKYSATNSIYTTLTGLLAVGVAGFTLGYFSGLTGYMVLIAAGVFFGLLSAWAATFIPGGAPDRSPGRQASLMRDMLATLRDANFLRYLMGAALITLGTVPMGSFLPLFMQEQVGLAASHIVLIQSGTLVGTLLSSLAWGWAADRYGSKPVMISGLTLKLLLPVAWFLMPRHSPLSLPVALGIAVVVGISDIGWAIGAGRLLFVSVVPPDKKMAYMAVHYAWVGVVGGLSQLAGGWLLSLSANLQGQVAGFTLDPYTPLFALAFILLLGCLWLLLGMRADNVYGVGQFAGMFFRGNPFLAVNALVRYYAARDERAAVSVTERLGQAKSPLAVDELLTALRDPRFNVRFEAIISIARMPPEDRLIQALIDVLNGTELALGGVAAWALGRMGDPRAIEPLHAALDSPYHSIRAHAARALGALHDTSAVPILLARLPVEQDKGLQMAYASALGNIRAREALEPILKLMYATQNEGARLELALSVARITGDEHTFVQLVRQMRDDPGTAAAQALAAFRRRLQRLRSGPEAELAALEAAEGAFARGHLHEGAQRLAALLHQLPSTWFEEHGGQVLAECARRLEESGESRQEYLLLALHLLPLSLTPP, encoded by the coding sequence ATGTCTCTGTCAACGACCCTTTCCGATTCGCAGGCAACCTCCTCCCAAGAACCGACCACGGTGGAAAAGTTGCGCGGCCTGCCCTGGAGCATCTTCTCCAACGCCGCCAACACCGTCTTTGCCCAGTTCACCTTCTTCGGCTCGGTCTTTGTCCTCTTTCTCAGCGACCTGGGCATGAGCAAGGCCCAGATCGGCTTTCTGCTTTCTCTGCTGCCCTTTTCCGGGTTGGTGGCCCTCTTCATCGCACCGGCGGTGGCCCGCTTCGGCTATAAGCGCACCTACATCACCTTCTTCACCCTGCGCAAGTTCATCACTGCCGGTCTGCTGCTGACGCCCTGGGTGTTGTCCCGCTACGGCCGGGAAACCATGGTCCTATACGTCACCCTGATTGTGGCCGGCTTCGCCCTGGCCCGGGCCGTGGCGGAGACCGGTGTCTACCCCTGGATCCAGGAGTACATCCCCAACTCGGTGCGGGGCAAATATTCGGCCACCAACAGCATCTACACCACCCTGACAGGGCTCCTGGCCGTGGGCGTGGCCGGCTTCACCCTGGGCTACTTCTCCGGCCTGACCGGTTACATGGTGCTCATTGCCGCGGGGGTCTTCTTCGGCCTGCTCTCCGCCTGGGCAGCCACCTTCATCCCCGGCGGCGCGCCCGACCGTAGCCCGGGCCGGCAGGCGTCCCTGATGCGGGACATGTTGGCCACCCTGCGGGATGCCAACTTCCTGCGCTATCTCATGGGCGCGGCCCTGATCACCCTGGGCACGGTGCCCATGGGCTCCTTCCTGCCCCTCTTCATGCAGGAGCAGGTGGGCCTGGCGGCCAGCCACATTGTCCTGATCCAGTCGGGGACGCTGGTGGGGACACTGCTTTCCAGCCTGGCCTGGGGCTGGGCCGCGGACCGCTATGGCAGCAAGCCGGTGATGATCTCCGGCCTGACGTTGAAGCTGCTCCTGCCCGTGGCCTGGTTCCTGATGCCCCGCCACAGCCCCCTGAGCCTGCCCGTGGCCCTGGGCATCGCCGTGGTGGTGGGCATCTCGGACATCGGCTGGGCCATCGGCGCGGGGCGGCTGCTCTTCGTCAGCGTGGTGCCGCCCGACAAAAAGATGGCCTACATGGCCGTCCACTACGCCTGGGTGGGGGTGGTGGGAGGCCTGAGCCAGCTGGCCGGCGGCTGGCTGTTGAGCCTGTCGGCCAACCTGCAGGGCCAGGTAGCCGGCTTCACGTTGGATCCCTACACGCCCCTCTTCGCCCTGGCCTTCATCCTGCTGCTGGGCTGCCTCTGGCTGCTGCTGGGGATGCGGGCCGACAACGTCTACGGGGTGGGGCAGTTTGCCGGCATGTTCTTCCGTGGCAACCCCTTCCTGGCGGTGAACGCCCTGGTCCGCTATTACGCGGCCCGGGACGAGCGGGCTGCCGTCTCCGTGACCGAGCGGCTGGGCCAGGCCAAGAGTCCCCTGGCAGTGGACGAGCTATTGACTGCCCTGCGGGATCCCCGTTTCAACGTGCGCTTCGAGGCCATCATCTCCATTGCCCGCATGCCCCCCGAGGACCGCTTGATCCAGGCCCTGATCGACGTGCTCAACGGCACCGAGCTGGCCCTGGGGGGCGTGGCTGCCTGGGCTCTGGGACGCATGGGGGATCCCCGGGCCATCGAGCCCCTCCACGCGGCCCTGGATTCCCCGTACCACTCCATTCGGGCCCATGCGGCCCGGGCTTTGGGCGCGCTCCACGACACCAGCGCGGTCCCTATCCTCCTGGCCCGGCTGCCGGTGGAGCAGGACAAGGGCCTGCAGATGGCCTACGCCTCGGCCCTGGGTAACATCCGGGCCCGGGAGGCCCTGGAGCCTATCCTGAAGCTGATGTACGCCACCCAGAACGAAGGCGCGCGCCTGGAGCTGGCCCTGAGCGTGGCCCGCATTACCGGCGATGAACATACCTTTGTGCAGCTGGTGCGCCAGATGCGGGACGACCCGGGCACTGCCGCGGCCCAGGCCCTGGCGGCCTTCCGCCGGCGTCTGCAGCGGCTGCGGTCCGGCCCGGAGGCCGAGCTGGCCGCCCTGGAAGCGGCGGAAGGCGCCTTTGCCCGGGGGCATCTGCACGAGGGCGCGCAGCGGCTGGCCGCGCTGCTCCATCAACTGCCGTCCACCTGGTTTGAGGAGCACGGCGGCCAGGTCTTGGCTGAATGTGCCCGCCGTCTGGAGGAATCTGGGGAGAGCCGGCAGGAATATTTGCTTCTCGCCTTGCACCTGTTGCCCCTCTCCCTCACCCCACCCTGA
- a CDS encoding MFS transporter has product MSTEPTTVEKLRGLRWSIISNAMNTVFVQFTFFGSVFVLFLDALGLSKTQMGFLLSLLPFFGLVALFVAPAVERFGYKRTYLTFFGVRNVAAAGLLLTPWVLSHYGSQAALLYVAVIVALFAMLRAVGVTASFPWVQEYVPNNVRGKYTATNNIFTTLTGFVAVTVAGFVLARTQGLTGFMILIGAGVVFGLISVAFAALIPGGAPRADQSREGTGRDLGTAIRDRDFLAYLAGVGLLTLVTVPLGSFLPLFMQEQVGLDASKVVWLQTGTLLGSLLSSYLWGWAADRYGSIPVTLYGLSLRALLPICWMLMPRHSDWSLHVALGIALLQGIADMGWGIGSGRLLYVRIVPPDKRTDYMALYYAWIGIVGGVSQLMGGRILDYTQGLSGQFFFLPVDPFLPLFLAGVVLPMVSFLLLRSVHEEAGVGMGEFAGIFLRGNPFLAMSSMIRYHLAKDEHATVLMTERLGQAKSPLTVEELLEALADPRFNVRFEAIISIARMVPDPRLTAALIQILEGTELALTVVAAWALGRIGDPAAIPALRRALDSDYRSVRAHSARALGALGDREIAPLLLERLLHEEDKGLQMAYASALGNLQAVEATGPLLQLLDTMANEGARLELALSLGRIVGEEHNFIQLVRQVRGDAGTAMAQAVASLKRRVEKRVNAGLPAALDACADLLARNNLAAGTRQLAQILERLPTDSLHPWSVAILAECRVHLAQDGADRMEYAILALHVLQVDWLQ; this is encoded by the coding sequence ATGAGCACAGAACCCACCACCGTCGAAAAGTTGCGCGGGCTGCGTTGGAGCATCATCTCCAACGCCATGAACACCGTCTTCGTCCAGTTCACCTTCTTTGGCTCGGTCTTCGTCCTCTTCCTGGACGCGCTGGGCCTGAGCAAGACCCAGATGGGCTTCCTGCTCTCCCTGTTGCCCTTCTTCGGGCTGGTGGCCCTCTTTGTGGCGCCGGCGGTGGAGCGTTTTGGCTACAAGCGAACCTACCTGACCTTCTTTGGCGTGCGCAACGTGGCGGCCGCTGGCCTCCTGTTGACGCCGTGGGTACTCTCCCATTATGGCTCCCAGGCGGCCCTGCTCTACGTGGCGGTCATCGTGGCCCTCTTTGCCATGCTGCGCGCGGTGGGGGTGACCGCCAGCTTCCCCTGGGTGCAGGAGTATGTGCCCAACAACGTGCGGGGCAAATACACGGCCACCAACAACATCTTCACCACCCTGACCGGCTTTGTCGCCGTCACCGTGGCCGGCTTCGTCCTGGCCCGTACCCAGGGGCTCACCGGTTTCATGATCCTGATCGGTGCAGGTGTGGTCTTCGGCCTGATCTCGGTGGCCTTCGCCGCCTTGATCCCCGGGGGCGCGCCCCGCGCAGATCAGAGCCGGGAGGGGACAGGCCGGGACCTGGGAACGGCCATCCGGGATCGGGATTTCCTGGCCTACCTGGCCGGCGTGGGGCTGCTCACCCTGGTGACGGTGCCCCTGGGCTCCTTCCTGCCCCTCTTCATGCAGGAGCAGGTGGGCCTGGATGCCAGCAAGGTGGTGTGGCTGCAGACAGGGACCCTGTTGGGCAGCCTGCTTTCCAGCTACCTGTGGGGCTGGGCCGCGGATCGCTACGGCAGCATCCCTGTGACCCTGTACGGCCTCAGCCTGCGCGCGCTGCTGCCCATCTGCTGGATGTTGATGCCCCGCCACAGCGATTGGAGCCTCCACGTGGCCCTGGGCATTGCCCTGTTGCAGGGCATCGCGGACATGGGCTGGGGCATTGGCTCCGGCCGCCTGCTCTACGTCCGCATTGTCCCGCCGGACAAGCGTACCGACTACATGGCCCTCTACTACGCCTGGATCGGCATCGTGGGCGGCGTGAGCCAGCTCATGGGTGGGCGCATCCTGGACTACACCCAGGGGCTGAGTGGCCAATTCTTCTTCCTGCCGGTGGATCCCTTCCTGCCCCTCTTCCTGGCCGGCGTGGTGTTGCCCATGGTCAGCTTCCTGTTGCTGCGCAGCGTCCACGAGGAAGCAGGCGTGGGGATGGGCGAGTTTGCGGGCATCTTCCTGCGGGGCAACCCCTTCCTGGCCATGAGCTCCATGATCCGCTATCACCTGGCCAAGGACGAGCACGCCACGGTGCTGATGACCGAGCGCCTGGGCCAGGCCAAGAGCCCCCTCACGGTGGAGGAGCTGCTGGAGGCCCTGGCCGATCCCCGCTTCAACGTGCGCTTCGAGGCCATCATCTCCATCGCCCGCATGGTGCCGGACCCCCGCCTGACCGCCGCGCTGATCCAGATCCTGGAGGGGACGGAGCTGGCCCTGACGGTGGTGGCGGCCTGGGCCCTGGGGCGCATCGGCGATCCGGCTGCCATCCCGGCCTTGCGCCGGGCGCTGGATTCCGACTACCGCTCGGTGCGGGCCCACAGCGCCCGGGCCCTGGGCGCGCTGGGGGATCGGGAGATCGCGCCCCTGCTGTTGGAACGTCTGCTCCATGAGGAGGACAAAGGGCTGCAGATGGCCTATGCCTCAGCCCTGGGCAACCTCCAGGCGGTGGAGGCCACCGGCCCCCTGCTGCAGCTTCTGGACACCATGGCCAACGAGGGCGCCCGCCTGGAGCTGGCCCTGAGCCTGGGGCGGATCGTGGGCGAGGAGCACAACTTCATCCAGCTGGTGCGGCAGGTGCGCGGCGACGCGGGCACGGCCATGGCCCAGGCGGTGGCCTCCCTGAAGCGCAGGGTGGAGAAGCGGGTGAACGCCGGCCTGCCCGCGGCGCTGGATGCATGCGCGGACCTGCTGGCCCGAAACAACCTGGCGGCGGGCACCCGCCAGCTGGCCCAGATCCTGGAGCGATTGCCCACCGACAGCCTGCACCCCTGGTCCGTGGCTATCCTGGCCGAGTGCCGGGTTCACCTGGCCCAGGATGGCGCGGATCGCATGGAGTATGCGATTTTGGCTTTGCATGTGTTACAGGTAGACTGGCTTCAGTAA
- a CDS encoding MFS transporter: MRNSLLLPVYVPTLILAFGTGMLVPVLPLYARSFQISYGLVGLVLASRGLGNLVGDVPAGILLGKMGQKWSMLVGIAVLAVSMLAMSWARSVVELVLYSFVAGVGMAMWNISRHAYITNATPLQRRGRANSIFGGINRIGSFVGPAVGGALATAYGLRAPFVLYAAVSVVALAISALSAEDNDAIRVESRGGLGGHTRHLAQLLRSHGYILATAGTGQLLAQMIRAGRQTIVPLFASDVLGLDVQAIGWIVTLSAFVDMSMFYPAGYIMDRFGRKYAYVPCFAIQAVGMALIPFATGFWSMLMATLLIGFGNGLGSGTMLTLGADLAPKESMGEFLGIWRLIGDSGQSGAPLVVGGVADLLGLSPATFVIAGVGLAAALVLGLLVPETLQTEKKTPAEVQA, translated from the coding sequence TTGCGGAATTCCCTCCTCCTGCCGGTCTATGTGCCGACCCTGATTCTGGCTTTCGGCACAGGCATGCTGGTGCCTGTGCTTCCCCTCTACGCCCGCTCCTTTCAGATCTCCTACGGGCTGGTGGGGTTGGTTCTGGCCAGCCGTGGGCTGGGGAACCTGGTGGGGGACGTGCCCGCCGGGATCCTCCTGGGCAAGATGGGCCAGAAGTGGTCCATGCTGGTGGGGATCGCCGTGCTGGCCGTCTCCATGCTGGCCATGAGCTGGGCCCGTTCCGTGGTGGAGCTGGTGTTGTACAGCTTTGTGGCCGGGGTGGGCATGGCCATGTGGAACATCTCCCGCCACGCCTACATCACCAACGCCACGCCCCTCCAACGGCGGGGGCGGGCTAACTCCATCTTCGGCGGCATCAACCGCATCGGCAGCTTCGTGGGGCCGGCGGTGGGCGGCGCCCTGGCCACGGCCTATGGCCTGCGGGCGCCTTTTGTGCTTTATGCGGCCGTGTCCGTGGTGGCGTTGGCCATTTCGGCCCTTTCTGCTGAAGACAACGACGCCATCCGGGTGGAATCCCGGGGCGGACTGGGCGGGCATACCCGACACCTGGCCCAGCTCCTGCGCAGCCACGGTTACATCCTGGCCACTGCTGGCACGGGACAGCTCCTGGCCCAGATGATCCGGGCCGGGCGTCAGACCATCGTGCCCCTGTTTGCCTCCGATGTCCTGGGGCTGGACGTGCAGGCCATCGGCTGGATCGTGACCCTCTCTGCCTTCGTGGACATGTCCATGTTCTACCCCGCGGGCTACATCATGGACCGATTCGGCCGCAAGTATGCCTATGTGCCCTGCTTCGCCATCCAGGCGGTGGGCATGGCGCTGATCCCCTTCGCCACCGGCTTCTGGAGCATGCTCATGGCCACCTTGCTCATCGGCTTCGGCAATGGCCTGGGCTCCGGCACCATGTTGACCCTGGGGGCCGACCTGGCGCCCAAGGAGTCCATGGGCGAGTTTCTGGGCATCTGGCGGTTGATCGGGGATTCTGGCCAAAGCGGCGCGCCCCTGGTGGTGGGCGGCGTGGCCGATCTCTTGGGCCTTTCTCCCGCCACCTTTGTGATTGCCGGCGTAGGCCTGGCCGCGGCCCTGGTGCTGGGCCTGCTGGTGCCCGAGACATTGCAAACAGAGAAGAAGACCCCTGCGGAGGTGCAGGCATGA
- the purM gene encoding phosphoribosylformylglycinamidine cyclo-ligase gives MTGSARYREAGVDIDAANRAVSLMKDAVRSTYTPGVLADVGSFGGLFALTQLPARPVLVASTDGVGTKVKLAAQLGRWESIGHDIVNHCVNDILVQNARPLFFLDYVATSRLMPEAVAAVVTGIAAACRAAGCALLGGETAEMPGVYVEGAFDLVGTVVGLVDQAELLPKTERMQAGDLLLGLPSSGPHTNGYSLIRRLVAERDLQEKLADGRTLADALLAPHRSYLAEVDRLQAAGVRIWGMAHITGGGFWENIPRVLPDHLGAQVDVDAWPVPVLFQELVAWAGLDVQEAYRVFNMGIGMVLIIPAAAAAQAMQAEPEARVIGRLVSRSPADPPVRLVGA, from the coding sequence ATGACAGGCAGCGCGCGCTATCGAGAAGCAGGTGTGGATATCGACGCCGCCAACCGGGCGGTCTCTTTGATGAAGGACGCGGTGCGCTCCACGTACACCCCCGGCGTCCTGGCCGATGTGGGCAGCTTCGGCGGCCTCTTCGCCCTGACCCAACTGCCGGCCCGGCCGGTGCTGGTGGCCTCCACCGATGGCGTGGGGACCAAGGTCAAGCTGGCTGCTCAACTGGGCCGCTGGGAAAGCATCGGCCACGACATCGTCAACCACTGCGTTAACGATATCCTGGTGCAGAACGCCCGCCCCCTCTTCTTCCTGGACTACGTGGCCACCAGCCGCCTGATGCCGGAGGCCGTGGCCGCGGTGGTGACGGGCATCGCGGCCGCCTGCCGGGCAGCCGGCTGCGCGCTCCTGGGCGGGGAGACGGCCGAAATGCCGGGCGTCTACGTGGAAGGGGCCTTCGACCTGGTGGGGACGGTGGTGGGCCTGGTGGATCAGGCGGAACTCCTGCCCAAAACGGAACGCATGCAGGCCGGCGACCTGCTGTTGGGGCTGCCCAGCAGCGGTCCCCACACCAACGGCTACTCCCTGATCCGGCGGTTGGTGGCAGAGCGGGACCTGCAGGAGAAGCTGGCGGACGGCCGCACCCTGGCCGATGCCCTGCTGGCGCCCCACCGCAGCTACCTGGCCGAGGTCGACCGGCTACAGGCAGCCGGGGTACGCATCTGGGGGATGGCCCACATCACTGGCGGCGGCTTCTGGGAGAACATCCCCCGGGTGCTGCCGGATCACCTGGGTGCCCAGGTGGACGTGGACGCCTGGCCTGTGCCTGTGCTGTTTCAGGAGCTGGTCGCCTGGGCCGGCCTGGACGTGCAGGAGGCCTACCGGGTCTTCAACATGGGCATAGGCATGGTGCTCATCATCCCGGCTGCCGCGGCGGCGCAGGCGATGCAGGCTGAGCCGGAAGCCCGGGTCATCGGTCGCCTGGTATCCCGCTCACCGGCGGATCCACCTGTCCGGCTGGTGGGGGCGTAA
- the purN gene encoding phosphoribosylglycinamide formyltransferase has product MTSKLAVLISGNGSNLQAIIDAIRARMLDAEIVVVVSNRKNAYGLERAAQAGIPTRYHPLKPYRDAGRSRQEYDADLARILQEYRPDWVVLAGWMHILSDAFLRHFPYRVINLHPALPGQFPGATAIADAFEAYQRGEIKETGVMVHLVPDEQVDRGPVVASEAVPIYPSDNLETLTNRIHQTEHRLLVGALRRLLEGD; this is encoded by the coding sequence ATGACGAGCAAACTGGCTGTACTGATTTCGGGTAACGGCTCCAACCTGCAGGCCATCATCGACGCCATCCGGGCCCGGATGCTGGACGCCGAGATCGTGGTGGTGGTCTCCAATCGAAAGAACGCCTATGGCCTGGAACGGGCGGCCCAGGCGGGCATCCCCACCCGCTATCATCCCCTAAAACCCTACCGGGATGCCGGGCGCAGCCGCCAGGAATACGACGCGGATCTGGCCCGTATCCTCCAGGAGTACCGGCCGGACTGGGTCGTGCTGGCCGGCTGGATGCACATCCTTAGCGACGCTTTCCTGCGCCACTTCCCCTACCGGGTGATTAACCTGCACCCGGCGCTGCCCGGCCAGTTCCCCGGTGCCACGGCCATCGCCGATGCCTTCGAAGCCTACCAGCGGGGCGAGATCAAGGAGACCGGCGTCATGGTGCACCTGGTGCCCGACGAACAGGTAGACCGGGGGCCGGTGGTGGCGTCGGAGGCGGTGCCCATCTACCCCAGCGACAACCTGGAGACCCTGACCAACCGCATCCACCAGACCGAGCATCGACTGTTGGTGGGCGCCCTGCGTCGCCTGTTGGAGGGCGACTGA